Proteins encoded together in one Sulfoacidibacillus ferrooxidans window:
- the nuoK gene encoding NADH-quinone oxidoreductase subunit NuoK, with protein sequence MALQPFLALAAILFGIGLFGALTKRNLIIVLISIEMMLNAANINLVAFSHFLSKPNIDGQVYALFTIAIAAAEVAVGLAILLSFFRHRETSDVRDMNSMKW encoded by the coding sequence ATGGCACTGCAACCCTTTCTTGCGCTCGCAGCCATTTTGTTTGGAATTGGACTCTTTGGTGCACTGACGAAGCGCAACTTAATCATCGTGTTGATCTCCATTGAAATGATGTTAAACGCGGCCAATATCAATCTTGTGGCTTTTTCTCATTTTCTATCTAAGCCCAACATCGATGGACAGGTGTACGCGTTGTTTACTATCGCGATTGCCGCAGCAGAGGTGGCTGTTGGACTCGCAATTTTACTGTCGTTCTTTCGCCATCGCGAGACAAGCGATGTTCGCGATATGAACTCCATGAAGTGGTAG
- a CDS encoding complex I subunit 4 family protein, with protein MEDVLMLIVVIPLLAGLLVLAMPARSHGIIRAVAFIGALIPACFSLSAYLAFDKRITDLQYPFTTTWMNIDNAFNMLTLHINLSFGVDGISMPLVMLVGVVSTLTMIRSFKVTERVKSHYFWMLFLTMGLYGVFAASDIFTFFFFLESTLVASYLLINTWGGELRHYAATKFLIYRGLASVVLLAGLIGLAYVYAVKAQAASSTIMIPNAPDFLTLSISQLLTEARLIQIPAATQNVLFLVFLLAVLIEEAFVPFHTWLPDTHEQSDTGTNMMIGGALMKIGLYVMLRFAVSMLPLGLAHYAMWLAVLGLISILYGAIVAVASKDWRRLIAFSSISHMGLVLLAIGSMQEIGIQGAVFMLVSSGLLTSLLFFTVGAQADRTGTFAIENLGGLSKSLPVISGVMLVAALGFVGLPGLSGFISEFSLFVGGFAAFPTLSALATLSMIFAAFYLLWAMQRTTFGPVNTSLPEMADAEAIEYVPMVVLVILVVLIGVFPGVLGDVVHGTAQAIAARIGG; from the coding sequence ATGGAAGACGTGTTGATGCTCATTGTTGTCATCCCACTCTTAGCGGGTTTGCTCGTCCTTGCGATGCCTGCTCGCTCACACGGGATCATCCGTGCAGTCGCATTCATTGGCGCATTGATTCCGGCGTGCTTTTCACTATCGGCTTATCTCGCATTTGATAAGCGGATCACAGATCTACAGTATCCCTTTACAACGACGTGGATGAATATAGACAATGCATTCAATATGCTCACGCTCCATATCAACCTGTCATTTGGTGTCGATGGCATCTCCATGCCACTAGTGATGTTAGTAGGTGTGGTGAGCACACTCACCATGATTCGAAGCTTCAAAGTGACAGAGCGCGTGAAGAGTCACTACTTCTGGATGCTGTTTTTAACCATGGGGTTATATGGTGTCTTTGCGGCATCAGACATCTTTACATTCTTTTTCTTTCTCGAGTCGACACTCGTCGCTAGTTATTTGTTGATTAACACTTGGGGTGGGGAATTACGTCACTATGCCGCCACGAAGTTTTTAATCTATCGTGGACTCGCAAGCGTCGTGTTACTAGCGGGATTAATCGGGCTTGCGTATGTGTATGCAGTGAAGGCGCAAGCAGCAAGTTCGACGATCATGATCCCCAATGCCCCAGACTTTTTGACACTGTCCATTTCACAGTTGTTAACTGAGGCAAGACTCATACAAATACCAGCCGCAACACAAAACGTGCTTTTTCTCGTGTTTTTGCTAGCGGTACTCATTGAAGAAGCATTTGTGCCTTTTCACACGTGGCTACCTGATACGCATGAACAGAGCGATACTGGAACAAACATGATGATTGGCGGCGCGCTCATGAAAATTGGGCTCTACGTGATGCTGCGCTTTGCCGTATCCATGTTGCCGCTAGGACTTGCACACTACGCCATGTGGCTTGCTGTGCTTGGCCTGATCAGCATCTTGTACGGAGCGATTGTGGCCGTTGCGTCTAAAGATTGGCGGCGCTTGATTGCTTTTTCAAGCATTAGCCACATGGGCTTAGTGTTGCTTGCGATCGGATCGATGCAAGAGATCGGCATCCAGGGAGCCGTCTTTATGCTCGTGTCATCAGGACTCTTGACGTCGCTTTTGTTTTTTACAGTCGGAGCACAGGCAGATCGAACAGGGACATTTGCGATCGAAAACCTCGGAGGCTTGTCCAAGTCCCTGCCGGTCATCTCAGGCGTGATGCTAGTTGCCGCGCTTGGATTTGTTGGACTTCCAGGACTCAGCGGATTTATCAGTGAGTTTTCACTCTTTGTCGGTGGGTTTGCAGCCTTCCCAACACTCTCTGCGCTCGCCACACTGAGTATGATATTTGCCGCATTTTATCTACTGTGGGCCATGCAACGCACAACATTTGGCCCAGTCAATACGTCCTTGCCAGAGATGGCGGATGCAGAGGCGATCGAATATGTGCCGATGGTGGTTCTTGTGATCCTCGTCGTTCTCATCGGCGTGTTCCCAGGAGTACTTGGCGACGTGGTGCATGGCACCGCACAGGCGATCGCGGCAAGGATAGGGGGTTAG
- a CDS encoding NADH-quinone oxidoreductase subunit J encodes MLFGLPITGETIAFFVLALIIIISAVFMITMTNVMHMAVSLVGVFLGVAGIFILLGADFVGFVQIMVYAGAITILMVFALMLTHRGLSAEMQHEVGALRSTVTFVVIAVLVGTILYAIRRTPWTSNNINALQPFHQSTVTLLANAIFQQYTVPFELVSAVLTVALVGSAVIARKEE; translated from the coding sequence ATGCTGTTTGGACTACCCATTACAGGTGAGACCATCGCATTCTTTGTGCTCGCGCTCATCATCATCATATCAGCTGTCTTTATGATTACGATGACCAACGTCATGCACATGGCAGTCTCTCTTGTAGGAGTTTTTCTAGGTGTAGCAGGAATTTTCATCTTGCTTGGCGCGGATTTTGTGGGATTTGTTCAGATTATGGTGTATGCAGGAGCGATCACCATTTTAATGGTGTTTGCGCTGATGCTCACGCATCGCGGACTGAGCGCCGAGATGCAGCATGAAGTCGGCGCATTGCGTAGCACGGTCACTTTTGTTGTCATCGCAGTCCTTGTAGGAACGATTCTTTATGCGATTCGCCGTACACCTTGGACAAGTAACAACATCAACGCGCTTCAACCGTTTCATCAGTCCACAGTGACATTACTTGCAAATGCCATCTTCCAGCAGTATACCGTTCCATTTGAACTAGTGTCCGCAGTACTCACAGTTGCCCTTGTAGGTTCTGCTGTGATTGCTAGGAAGGAGGAGTAA
- the nuoL gene encoding NADH-quinone oxidoreductase subunit L gives MVGLTWLVPVLPLVAYLLLLAVGKRMSEAATTTISVLAVFIGFIISIGVVSDVAGHGPYAPVVYNWLAFGPTTITMGYQVTSLNALMLVVVTLVSTLVFLFSKSYMHGDERFTRFYQYLNLFVFSMLGLVITSNLLELYIFWELVGVCSYLLVGFWYFKPEAAVAAKKAFVVTRIGDVGLFIGVILLYLGTGSFDFSTIFAHLHHFSSMQAGLGTIGRDAITRLMTVQGWVTISALLVFVGAVGKSAQFPLHVWLPDAMEGPTPVSALIHAATMVAAGVYLVARMFPLFQASPGASETVAIIGGFTAIFAASIGLTQRDIKRVIAYSTVSQLGYMMLAMGVGAYVSGMFHLMTHAFFKALLFLAAGSVIHAIDTQDLFEMGGLRKYMPITHATFLAGALALSGIPPFAGFWSKDDILTATFDSGHYVLYAFGLIAAFFTAVYIFRVYFLTFSGTYKGNKHPHEGSWVMTLPLIVLGLLATFAGFINTPFAPFLGNFLQVGGPIGYNPPANWGLMGVSAVTGLLGIWVAYSLYSHGKRADAFAKRMGILYHLSFHKWYIDELYAAIIVLPVVTIADGLQFLDRYIVDGLVRLIGEIGYTGGISLKYSADGQVQTYGLVTVFGIAIVVLAALRIGGVL, from the coding sequence ATGGTCGGTCTAACTTGGCTTGTTCCTGTACTACCGCTCGTAGCGTACTTACTTCTTTTAGCTGTTGGTAAGCGCATGAGTGAGGCGGCGACTACGACCATCTCAGTACTCGCCGTCTTCATTGGTTTTATCATCTCCATAGGTGTTGTTTCAGATGTGGCAGGGCATGGTCCATATGCACCCGTTGTGTATAATTGGCTTGCCTTTGGTCCAACAACCATCACGATGGGCTATCAAGTAACAAGTTTAAATGCGCTCATGTTAGTCGTCGTGACACTAGTGAGTACGCTCGTATTCTTATTTTCCAAATCATACATGCATGGCGATGAGCGTTTCACACGGTTTTATCAGTATTTAAATCTATTCGTATTCTCGATGCTAGGACTTGTCATTACGTCGAACCTTCTCGAACTCTACATATTTTGGGAACTTGTAGGCGTGTGTTCATACCTTCTGGTGGGATTTTGGTACTTCAAACCAGAGGCTGCCGTCGCCGCCAAAAAAGCATTTGTGGTTACTCGTATCGGTGATGTGGGATTATTTATTGGTGTGATTCTGCTGTATCTAGGCACAGGGTCGTTTGACTTTAGTACGATTTTTGCACATCTCCATCACTTTTCAAGTATGCAAGCAGGTCTTGGTACGATAGGACGCGATGCGATCACGAGGCTGATGACAGTGCAAGGGTGGGTTACAATCTCTGCACTGCTCGTGTTTGTAGGCGCAGTAGGAAAATCAGCGCAGTTTCCACTACACGTATGGTTACCAGATGCCATGGAAGGCCCAACGCCCGTCTCAGCATTGATTCACGCAGCAACGATGGTGGCGGCAGGAGTATATCTTGTCGCACGCATGTTTCCGCTGTTTCAAGCATCGCCTGGAGCAAGTGAAACCGTTGCGATCATTGGTGGTTTCACAGCCATCTTTGCCGCATCGATCGGACTTACCCAGCGCGATATTAAACGCGTGATCGCATATTCGACCGTTTCTCAACTCGGATATATGATGCTGGCCATGGGAGTTGGCGCATACGTGTCAGGGATGTTCCACCTGATGACGCACGCCTTCTTTAAAGCACTTCTCTTCCTTGCGGCAGGTAGTGTCATTCACGCCATCGATACGCAAGACCTCTTTGAGATGGGTGGATTACGCAAATACATGCCCATTACGCACGCAACATTTTTAGCTGGTGCACTCGCCTTATCAGGGATACCGCCATTTGCAGGTTTCTGGTCTAAAGACGATATTCTGACTGCGACGTTTGATAGCGGGCATTATGTGTTGTATGCATTTGGCCTTATCGCTGCCTTTTTTACGGCGGTGTACATTTTTCGCGTGTATTTTCTCACGTTTTCAGGTACCTATAAGGGCAATAAACATCCGCACGAAGGCAGTTGGGTCATGACACTTCCGCTGATTGTCCTCGGACTACTAGCGACATTTGCTGGGTTTATCAATACGCCGTTTGCACCATTTCTCGGGAACTTTTTGCAAGTGGGTGGGCCCATCGGCTACAATCCACCCGCAAACTGGGGACTGATGGGCGTATCGGCTGTCACTGGTTTGCTCGGCATCTGGGTTGCGTACTCTCTCTATAGCCATGGCAAACGCGCAGATGCATTTGCTAAGCGCATGGGCATCTTGTATCACTTGAGTTTTCACAAGTGGTATATCGATGAGCTTTACGCAGCGATCATTGTGCTGCCTGTCGTCACGATCGCAGATGGTTTGCAGTTTCTCGATCGCTATATCGTCGATGGACTTGTTCGCTTAATCGGTGAAATTGGATATACAGGTGGGATCAGTCTGAAATATTCAGCAGATGGGCAAGTTCAAACCTACGGGCTAGTCACAGTCTTTGGGATTGCGATAGTCGTGCTCGCAGCGCTTCGCATTGGAGGTGTCCTCTGA